The following proteins are co-located in the Imtechella halotolerans genome:
- a CDS encoding prolyl oligopeptidase family serine peptidase, producing the protein MKNSLIPISCLLLMISCNTISQKKIDSISYPETKKVDSTDHYFGTEIKDPYRWLEDDRSEETALWVKTQNKITFGYLNQIPYRNALKERLEKLWNYEKLGSPFNEGNHTYYFKNDGLQNQSVLYRKNNNGTEEIFLDPNTFSSDGTTSLGGIHFSKDGSHLAYTISEGGSDWRKLIVMKTSTKEIVGDTLTDIKFGTVSWKGNEGFYYSSYDKPKGSELSAKTDQHKLYFHTLGTPQKNDILIFGGTIQEKHRYVGGTVSHDERYLFISASISTSGNKLFLKDLTKPNNPLITIVDHVDSDTSVLDNIDSKLYIVTNLDAPNKRVVTVDASNPSPENWVDFIPETKNVLTLSRGGNNFFAHYMVDAISTVKQYDYQGNEIREVKLPGMGTVSGFGGKRDENFLYYSFSNYATPGSIYKYNILDGTSQEYWSPNIDFNSDHYESKQVFYTSKDGTKVPMMITYKKNLKLNGKNPTILYGYGGFNVPLTPSFSIANAVWLEQGGIYAVPNLRGGGEYGKEWHDAGTKMKKQNVFDDFIAAAEFLIDNKYTSSDYLAIRGGSNGGLLVGATMTQRPDLMKVALPAVGVLDMLRYHTFTAGAGWAYDYGTSEDSKDMFEYLKGYSPVHNVKQGISYPATLITTGDHDDRVVPAHSFKFAAELQEKQSSPNPTLIRIDVNAGHGAGKPVSKTIEETADIFGFTLYNMGYEELPNTSVGNKIKG; encoded by the coding sequence ATGAAAAATTCTTTAATTCCTATAAGTTGTTTATTACTCATGATCTCATGTAATACTATTTCCCAAAAAAAAATAGATTCAATTTCGTATCCTGAAACCAAAAAGGTTGATTCAACAGACCATTATTTTGGCACAGAAATTAAAGACCCTTATAGGTGGCTTGAAGATGATCGAAGTGAAGAAACTGCTTTATGGGTTAAAACCCAAAACAAAATTACTTTTGGATACCTGAACCAAATACCCTATAGAAATGCTTTAAAAGAACGATTAGAAAAACTTTGGAATTACGAAAAATTAGGTTCTCCATTTAATGAAGGAAATCACACTTACTATTTCAAAAATGATGGCCTACAGAACCAAAGCGTCCTATATAGAAAAAACAACAATGGAACTGAGGAAATATTCCTTGATCCAAATACATTTTCATCTGATGGCACAACTTCACTTGGGGGGATTCATTTCTCTAAAGACGGCTCCCATTTAGCCTACACCATTTCTGAGGGCGGTAGTGATTGGCGTAAGCTTATTGTAATGAAAACATCCACTAAAGAAATAGTAGGAGACACACTTACTGATATTAAATTTGGTACAGTTTCATGGAAGGGAAATGAAGGTTTCTATTACTCTAGTTACGATAAACCAAAAGGAAGTGAACTTTCTGCCAAAACAGATCAACATAAACTTTATTTTCATACACTTGGAACTCCTCAAAAAAATGACATCTTAATCTTTGGTGGAACAATTCAAGAAAAGCATCGTTATGTAGGGGGTACCGTCTCTCATGATGAAAGGTATTTATTCATTTCAGCTTCGATTTCAACTTCTGGAAACAAGCTATTCTTAAAAGATTTAACTAAACCAAATAATCCTTTAATCACCATAGTAGATCATGTTGATTCAGATACATCTGTTCTAGACAATATAGACTCAAAACTATATATAGTCACCAATCTAGATGCCCCTAACAAACGAGTAGTAACGGTAGACGCTTCAAATCCTTCACCTGAAAATTGGGTGGATTTTATACCTGAAACTAAAAATGTACTTACGCTATCAAGAGGAGGTAATAACTTCTTTGCTCACTATATGGTAGACGCCATCTCTACAGTCAAACAATATGACTATCAGGGTAATGAAATACGTGAAGTTAAATTACCAGGAATGGGTACCGTTTCAGGATTTGGCGGTAAACGTGATGAAAACTTCCTTTACTATTCATTTTCCAACTACGCAACCCCAGGAAGCATATACAAATACAATATCCTTGATGGAACTTCTCAAGAATACTGGTCTCCAAATATTGATTTCAATAGCGATCACTATGAGTCAAAACAGGTGTTTTACACTTCCAAAGATGGCACAAAAGTTCCAATGATGATAACCTACAAAAAGAACCTAAAACTTAATGGGAAAAACCCAACTATTCTGTACGGTTATGGTGGATTTAACGTGCCTTTAACCCCGTCTTTCAGTATTGCCAATGCAGTATGGCTAGAACAGGGAGGAATTTATGCAGTACCTAACTTAAGAGGAGGAGGAGAATATGGAAAGGAATGGCATGATGCCGGAACTAAAATGAAAAAACAAAATGTCTTTGATGATTTCATTGCGGCTGCGGAATTCCTTATTGATAATAAATATACTTCTTCTGACTACTTGGCAATTCGCGGGGGATCTAATGGAGGATTACTTGTAGGAGCTACGATGACTCAACGGCCTGATCTAATGAAAGTGGCACTCCCTGCTGTTGGAGTTTTAGATATGTTACGCTACCACACCTTTACTGCAGGAGCCGGATGGGCGTATGACTACGGAACTTCTGAAGACAGCAAAGATATGTTTGAATACTTAAAAGGATATTCACCAGTACATAACGTAAAACAAGGAATTTCCTATCCAGCCACATTAATTACTACAGGAGATCATGATGATCGTGTTGTACCAGCTCATAGCTTCAAATTTGCTGCTGAACTTCAAGAGAAGCAATCTAGCCCAAATCCAACACTTATTCGAATTGATGTAAATGCGGGTCACGGAGCAGGAAAACCTGTAAGTAAAACTATTGAAGAAACAGCTGATATATTCGGATTTACTTTGTACAATATGGGATATGAAGAACTTCCTAATACTTCAGTAGGCAACAAAATAAAAGGATAA
- a CDS encoding ABC transporter ATP-binding protein → MLSIQNISFSYNNTPVLNQLSLDIIPGEHLSIIGASGCGKSTLLKLIYGLLTPSDGNLYWNEKKLLGPDFNIVPGEDDMKYLAQDFGLMPFITASENIGKYLSNFYPIKKKKRIFELLEMVGMAEYANVKAQFLSGGQQQRIALAQVLAQEPKVLLLDEPFSHIDNFQKNTLRRDLFHHLKSSKITCLVATHDATDALSFADNVLVLKDGKKIAYNTPKELYLNPGSTYTASLFGDVNTIDAQLFFPDRKGFLWIYPHQLKVKEDSKLRVKVLDNYFSGNGYLIKGISKGKILFFLHHTSIPSGSETGLCLNR, encoded by the coding sequence ATGCTTAGTATTCAAAATATTTCATTTTCTTATAACAATACTCCTGTTCTGAATCAATTGTCTTTAGACATTATTCCTGGTGAGCATTTATCGATTATAGGAGCCAGTGGATGTGGAAAAAGTACACTATTAAAACTAATTTATGGATTGCTCACTCCTTCTGACGGAAATCTCTATTGGAATGAAAAGAAACTATTAGGTCCTGACTTCAATATTGTCCCTGGGGAAGATGACATGAAATACTTAGCTCAAGATTTTGGTCTAATGCCCTTTATCACCGCATCAGAAAATATTGGGAAGTATTTATCCAATTTTTATCCGATTAAGAAAAAAAAACGCATATTTGAATTATTGGAAATGGTAGGGATGGCAGAATATGCAAACGTAAAAGCTCAATTCCTAAGTGGTGGACAACAACAAAGAATCGCTCTTGCTCAAGTACTGGCACAAGAACCTAAAGTTCTCCTTTTAGACGAACCCTTTAGCCATATTGACAACTTTCAGAAAAACACCCTACGTCGTGATTTATTTCATCATTTGAAATCTTCTAAAATCACCTGTTTGGTAGCCACTCATGATGCAACCGATGCGCTTTCATTTGCTGATAATGTTTTGGTTCTTAAAGATGGAAAAAAAATAGCCTATAACACCCCAAAAGAACTCTATTTAAATCCAGGCAGCACCTATACAGCTTCGCTATTTGGAGATGTTAACACCATAGATGCTCAGCTGTTTTTTCCAGATAGGAAAGGCTTTCTGTGGATATATCCACATCAATTAAAAGTAAAAGAAGACAGTAAACTTCGAGTAAAGGTTCTAGATAACTACTTTTCAGGAAATGGATACTTAATAAAAGGTATTTCAAAAGGTAAAATTCTATTTTTTTTACACCATACCTCAATCCCTTCCGGCTCTGAAACAGGACTCTGCTTAAATAGATAG
- the mtgA gene encoding monofunctional biosynthetic peptidoglycan transglycosylase, whose translation MGRIIKWIRKCILWFFGISLGLVLVFRFLPIPFTSLMFIRTGQQFIKGNELKWKHDWVSLDEISDHLELAVICSEDQNFTKHFGFDMKAIQKAMDYNRKGQKIRGASTITQQTAKNVFLWPHRSWVRKGLEGYFTILIEVFWSKERIMEVYLNSIEMGPGIYGAEAASQYWFKKPASKLSRLESAAIAAILPSPLRYKAHPPSAYIQGRKQWVVRQMVLHGGEVNYQHKSKE comes from the coding sequence ATGGGGCGTATTATTAAATGGATACGGAAATGTATTCTGTGGTTTTTTGGAATATCACTAGGTTTAGTCTTGGTTTTTCGATTTCTTCCCATCCCATTTACATCCCTTATGTTTATTAGAACGGGACAGCAATTTATAAAAGGTAATGAATTAAAGTGGAAACATGATTGGGTTTCTCTGGATGAGATTTCGGATCATTTAGAGCTGGCGGTAATCTGTAGCGAAGACCAAAATTTTACCAAACATTTTGGATTTGATATGAAGGCCATACAGAAGGCTATGGATTATAATAGAAAAGGTCAAAAAATAAGAGGAGCTAGTACTATTACCCAACAAACAGCTAAGAATGTTTTTTTATGGCCTCATAGGAGTTGGGTACGGAAAGGTCTTGAAGGATATTTCACTATATTAATTGAGGTTTTTTGGTCTAAAGAACGTATTATGGAGGTGTATCTCAATAGTATAGAGATGGGGCCAGGTATTTATGGAGCTGAAGCAGCATCGCAGTATTGGTTTAAAAAACCTGCTTCTAAACTTAGTCGTTTGGAATCTGCGGCTATAGCTGCTATTTTACCAAGTCCTTTGAGATATAAAGCTCATCCCCCTTCGGCCTATATACAAGGTCGAAAGCAATGGGTTGTACGTCAAATGGTGTTACATGGTGGGGAGGTTAATTATCAACATAAAAGCAAAGAATAA
- a CDS encoding NAD(P)/FAD-dependent oxidoreductase, translated as MNFSYWELKHWLTDIDFAIIGSGIVGINCALSLRERYPAARIVILEKGILPQGASTKNAGFACFGSLSELLKDLNQHTEEEVLELATLRWEGLKELRARVGDHALDFQMYGGHEIFMKSNPDFYEACLENIPRINKVLKPYFKEEVYAVRENVFGFHNVQDYYITNAFEGQLDTGRMMDSLLKQAYAANIKIFNSVWVDTFDDLGDRVVIHTNVYEFSSKKLFIATNGFAAELGVEDVLPARAQVLITKPIENLAVKGTFHIEEGFYYFRNIDNRILFGGGRNLDIPGETTTDFSQTALIQNRLEQILRSVILPNIHFDIEHRWSGIMGVGHEKRPIVKKVSTNVFCGVRLGGMGVAIGTRIGNQLAALEK; from the coding sequence ATGAATTTCAGCTATTGGGAACTTAAACATTGGCTTACTGATATTGATTTTGCAATTATCGGTAGTGGAATTGTTGGTATAAATTGTGCCTTGTCTTTACGGGAGCGTTATCCTGCTGCTCGTATTGTGATTCTAGAGAAAGGTATATTGCCTCAGGGGGCAAGTACAAAGAATGCTGGATTTGCATGTTTTGGAAGTTTATCTGAATTATTGAAAGATCTCAATCAACATACAGAAGAAGAAGTATTAGAATTGGCTACCTTACGCTGGGAGGGACTTAAAGAATTGAGGGCTAGAGTTGGCGATCATGCATTGGATTTTCAGATGTATGGAGGGCATGAAATTTTTATGAAGTCTAACCCGGATTTCTATGAAGCTTGTTTGGAGAACATTCCGCGTATAAATAAAGTGCTTAAACCTTACTTCAAGGAAGAAGTGTATGCTGTTCGGGAAAATGTATTTGGATTTCATAATGTTCAAGACTATTATATTACAAATGCCTTTGAAGGTCAATTGGATACTGGTAGAATGATGGATAGTTTATTAAAGCAAGCATATGCTGCTAATATTAAAATATTCAACAGTGTTTGGGTAGATACTTTTGATGATCTTGGGGATAGGGTTGTTATTCATACTAATGTATACGAGTTCTCTTCCAAAAAACTATTTATTGCAACCAATGGATTTGCTGCTGAATTGGGAGTTGAGGACGTTCTTCCTGCAAGGGCCCAAGTATTGATAACTAAACCAATAGAGAATTTGGCTGTTAAAGGTACTTTTCACATTGAAGAAGGGTTTTATTACTTTAGAAATATAGATAATAGAATTTTATTTGGGGGAGGACGAAATTTAGATATTCCTGGGGAAACAACTACAGACTTTTCGCAAACTGCACTTATTCAAAATCGACTAGAACAGATACTAAGGAGTGTAATATTGCCTAATATACATTTCGATATTGAGCATCGATGGAGTGGTATTATGGGTGTGGGACATGAGAAAAGGCCTATTGTGAAGAAGGTTTCTACCAATGTTTTTTGTGGAGTAAGATTGGGTGGAATGGGAGTCGCAATTGGTACTCGCATAGGAAATCAATTGGCAGCTTTAGAAAAATAG
- the accC gene encoding acetyl-CoA carboxylase biotin carboxylase subunit: protein MFKKILIANRGEIALRVIRTCREMGIKTVAVYSTADAESLHVRFADEAVCIGPPASKDSYLKIPNIIAAAEITNADAIHPGYGFLSENAKFSKICAEHGIKFIGASAEMIDKMGDKATAKATMKAAGVPTIPGSEGLLESLDQAKKLAKEMGYPVMLKATAGGGGKGMRAVWKEEEIEKAFESAKQEAGAAFGNDGMYMEKLIEEPRHIEIQVVGDQYGKACHLSERDCSVQRRHQKLTEETPSPFMTEELRNQMGLAAVKAAEFIKYEGAGTVEFLVDKHRNFYFMEMNTRIQVEHPITEQVIDYDLIREQILVAAGVPISGKNYTPKLHSIECRINAEDPYNDFRPSPGRINTLHAPGGHGVRLDTHVYSGYVIPPNYDSMIAKLITTAQTREEAINKMKRALDEFVIEGIKTTIPFHRQLMDNPDYVAGNYTTKFMESFKMEPVTEE, encoded by the coding sequence ATGTTTAAAAAAATATTAATAGCCAACAGAGGTGAGATAGCACTACGGGTAATACGTACGTGTCGAGAAATGGGAATAAAGACGGTAGCAGTATATTCCACTGCCGATGCAGAGAGTCTGCACGTTCGCTTTGCCGATGAAGCAGTATGTATTGGGCCACCAGCGAGTAAGGATTCTTATTTGAAAATTCCTAATATAATTGCAGCGGCAGAAATCACGAATGCAGATGCAATTCATCCAGGGTATGGTTTTCTTTCTGAGAATGCTAAATTCTCCAAAATTTGTGCGGAGCATGGTATAAAATTCATAGGTGCTTCTGCCGAAATGATCGATAAGATGGGGGACAAGGCGACAGCAAAGGCTACAATGAAAGCTGCTGGAGTTCCAACTATACCTGGGTCAGAGGGTCTTCTGGAATCATTAGATCAGGCTAAAAAATTAGCAAAAGAAATGGGCTATCCTGTAATGCTGAAAGCTACGGCAGGTGGTGGAGGAAAGGGAATGCGTGCTGTTTGGAAAGAAGAAGAAATTGAAAAAGCTTTTGAAAGTGCCAAACAAGAAGCTGGAGCAGCTTTTGGTAATGACGGCATGTATATGGAAAAGCTTATTGAAGAACCTCGTCATATTGAAATACAAGTTGTTGGAGATCAATACGGGAAAGCTTGTCACTTGTCTGAACGCGATTGTTCAGTGCAAAGACGTCACCAGAAACTTACCGAAGAGACACCTTCACCTTTTATGACTGAAGAACTCCGTAATCAAATGGGGTTGGCAGCAGTAAAAGCTGCTGAGTTTATAAAGTACGAGGGTGCAGGAACAGTAGAATTTTTGGTTGACAAGCATCGTAATTTCTATTTTATGGAAATGAACACTCGAATTCAAGTTGAGCATCCTATTACAGAGCAAGTGATTGATTATGATTTGATTAGAGAGCAAATTTTAGTTGCAGCAGGAGTACCTATCTCAGGCAAGAATTATACTCCTAAATTACATTCCATAGAATGTCGTATTAATGCCGAAGATCCTTATAATGATTTTCGCCCGTCACCTGGGAGAATAAATACCTTACATGCTCCTGGGGGTCATGGGGTGCGTCTAGATACCCATGTTTATAGTGGATACGTAATTCCACCTAATTATGATTCTATGATTGCTAAATTGATAACAACTGCTCAAACTAGAGAAGAGGCTATTAACAAAATGAAGCGTGCTTTAGATGAATTCGTAATTGAAGGAATTAAAACTACTATTCCTTTCCATCGTCAACTAATGGATAATCCAGATTATGTAGCTGGTAATTATACAACCAAGTTTATGGAGAGTTTCAAAATGGAACCTGTAACAGAAGAATAA
- the accB gene encoding acetyl-CoA carboxylase biotin carboxyl carrier protein, translated as MDLRDIQNLIKFVAKSGASEVKLEMDDFKITIKTAGEEVKAETTYIQHVPMSAPVAQPAPQAVPVAAAPVESAPVADENSKLITIKSPIIGTFYRKPSPDKPSFVEVGSTISKGDVLCVIEAMKLFNEIEAEVTGKIVKVLVDDASPVEFDQPLFLVDPS; from the coding sequence ATGGATTTAAGAGATATTCAAAACCTGATTAAATTTGTAGCCAAGTCCGGCGCAAGTGAAGTAAAGCTTGAAATGGACGATTTTAAAATTACTATAAAAACAGCAGGAGAAGAGGTAAAAGCGGAAACTACCTATATTCAACATGTACCTATGTCAGCTCCTGTGGCTCAGCCTGCTCCTCAAGCAGTTCCTGTAGCTGCAGCTCCTGTAGAGTCAGCTCCTGTTGCTGACGAAAACAGTAAATTAATAACAATTAAATCCCCTATTATTGGTACCTTCTATCGTAAGCCATCTCCTGATAAACCTTCATTTGTTGAAGTAGGTAGCACTATTTCTAAGGGTGATGTATTGTGTGTTATTGAGGCTATGAAGCTATTTAATGAAATTGAGGCTGAGGTAACTGGTAAAATAGTTAAAGTTTTAGTTGACGATGCTTCTCCAGTGGAGTTCGATCAACCTTTGTTCCTGGTAGATCCGTCTTAA
- a CDS encoding beta-ketoacyl-ACP synthase III, with product MSKTTAAITAVGAYVPDFVLTNQLLETMVDTNDEWITTRTGIKERRILKGEGKGTSFMAIKAAQDLISKSQLDPLEIDMVIVATATPDLPVAATAAYVASEIGALNAFAYDLQAACSSFLYGMSTASSYIEAGRYKKVLLIGADKMSSILDYTDRATCIIFGDGAGAVLFEPNNEGLGLQDEYLRSDGIGREFLKIEAGGSILPPSEDTIKNKKHFVFQDGKTVFKFAVSNMADVAEKIMNRNHLTKDEVQWLVPHQANKRIIDATAHRMGLEEEKVMINIQKYGNTTSATLPLLLNDYEHLLKKGDNLVFAAFGGGFTWGAIYLKWAYDTNKN from the coding sequence ATGAGCAAAACAACAGCTGCAATTACTGCTGTAGGCGCTTATGTGCCAGACTTTGTATTGACCAATCAGCTTTTGGAAACGATGGTGGATACCAATGATGAATGGATAACAACCCGTACAGGTATTAAGGAGCGAAGAATTCTTAAGGGAGAAGGTAAAGGAACCTCTTTTATGGCTATAAAGGCAGCTCAAGATCTTATTAGTAAAAGTCAACTAGATCCCCTAGAAATAGATATGGTTATTGTAGCAACTGCTACTCCTGACCTACCGGTAGCGGCTACAGCTGCATATGTCGCATCTGAAATCGGAGCTTTAAATGCGTTTGCATATGATTTGCAAGCTGCTTGTTCAAGTTTCCTCTATGGAATGTCTACTGCTTCCAGTTATATTGAAGCTGGAAGATATAAGAAAGTTTTGTTGATTGGTGCTGATAAAATGTCTTCAATTTTAGATTATACTGATAGGGCCACCTGTATTATTTTTGGAGATGGAGCAGGTGCTGTATTATTTGAGCCTAATAATGAGGGATTGGGTTTGCAGGATGAATATTTACGCAGTGACGGTATTGGTCGAGAATTTCTTAAGATTGAAGCTGGTGGATCTATATTACCCCCTTCTGAGGATACCATTAAGAATAAGAAACATTTTGTTTTTCAAGATGGGAAGACTGTATTTAAATTTGCTGTGTCCAACATGGCCGATGTGGCTGAGAAAATCATGAATCGCAATCACCTTACAAAAGATGAGGTTCAGTGGTTGGTGCCTCATCAGGCCAATAAACGAATTATAGATGCCACTGCTCACCGAATGGGGCTTGAGGAAGAGAAGGTGATGATTAATATTCAGAAGTATGGAAATACGACTTCAGCTACATTACCGTTGTTATTGAATGATTACGAACATTTGCTCAAAAAAGGAGATAATCTCGTATTCGCAGCTTTTGGAGGCGGATTTACTTGGGGTGCTATCTATTTGAAATGGGCTTACGATACAAATAAAAACTAA
- the rpmF gene encoding 50S ribosomal protein L32 produces the protein MAHPKRKTSKTRRDKRRTHYKASVPQIAIDPTTGEAHLYHRAHWHEGKLYYRGQVLIDNTAENVA, from the coding sequence ATGGCACATCCTAAAAGAAAAACGTCAAAAACGAGAAGAGATAAGAGAAGAACGCATTATAAGGCGTCTGTTCCGCAAATAGCTATTGATCCTACAACTGGAGAGGCGCATCTTTATCACAGAGCTCACTGGCATGAAGGAAAATTATACTACCGTGGACAAGTGTTAATTGATAACACTGCTGAGAACGTAGCATAA
- a CDS encoding YceD family protein, with product MKKFKQYDIPFVGLKQGKHSFQFDIDAKFFELFEYEGFEDAHISVQLVLEKKSTLLELDFSSRGTVNVACDLTNEPFDLGVKGKLHLVVKFGEEFNDENEELLIIPHGEHQVNVAQYIYEMIVLSIPAKRIHPGIKDGTLSSDILQKLEELQPKEKDTKEATEEIDPRWNTLRKLLTDK from the coding sequence ATGAAAAAGTTCAAGCAGTATGATATCCCTTTTGTGGGATTGAAACAAGGGAAGCACTCATTTCAGTTTGACATCGATGCCAAGTTCTTTGAGTTGTTTGAATACGAGGGATTTGAAGATGCGCATATTTCAGTTCAATTAGTGCTGGAAAAAAAATCTACTTTGTTGGAACTGGATTTTAGTTCTAGAGGAACAGTAAATGTAGCTTGCGATCTAACCAATGAACCTTTTGATCTAGGGGTTAAAGGGAAATTGCATTTGGTTGTAAAGTTTGGAGAGGAGTTTAATGATGAAAATGAGGAATTGTTGATAATTCCCCATGGGGAGCATCAAGTAAATGTGGCACAATACATTTATGAGATGATTGTGTTGTCAATTCCAGCCAAACGGATTCATCCAGGCATAAAAGATGGTACACTTTCCTCGGATATATTACAAAAACTCGAAGAATTACAACCTAAAGAAAAGGATACTAAAGAAGCAACCGAGGAAATAGATCCTCGCTGGAATACACTTAGAAAACTATTAACGGATAAATAA
- the pdxA gene encoding 4-hydroxythreonine-4-phosphate dehydrogenase PdxA has product MKHPSHIKVGISIGDMNGVGIELILKTFEDARVLEFCTPIVFASNKTISFQKKHFNSPTSFNGIDKISQAIEGKLNVLNCWKETPNTEFGKPTVESGKFALLSFKAAVEALKSEEIDVLITAPINKQNIQTDEFKFPGHTDYLAKELQGESLMFMVSDSLRIGLLTDHVPVKDVSRHITEKRITQKVNSIHDSLIRDFRIGRPKIAMLGINPHSGDNGVIGEEDDKVMKPTIEKLFSQGKMVFGPYSADSFFATEAYTKFDAVVAAYHDQGLIPFKTLSFGQGVNFTAGLNRVRTSPDHGTAYDIAGKGIADHSSFQKALYEAIAIYRNRNEYEQLSQKPLKKLSHKI; this is encoded by the coding sequence ATGAAACACCCGTCACATATTAAAGTAGGAATCTCTATAGGGGATATGAATGGAGTAGGGATTGAGCTTATTCTTAAAACTTTTGAAGATGCTCGTGTTCTAGAATTTTGTACCCCTATTGTCTTTGCATCAAATAAAACAATTTCTTTTCAGAAAAAGCATTTTAACAGTCCGACATCATTTAATGGCATTGATAAAATTTCACAGGCAATTGAAGGAAAATTAAATGTGTTGAATTGTTGGAAAGAAACTCCTAATACTGAATTCGGGAAGCCTACGGTTGAATCAGGTAAGTTTGCTCTTTTGTCTTTCAAAGCTGCTGTTGAAGCACTAAAGAGTGAAGAGATAGATGTTTTGATTACAGCACCTATAAATAAACAAAATATTCAGACAGACGAATTTAAATTTCCGGGGCATACTGATTATTTGGCAAAAGAGTTGCAAGGTGAAAGTCTTATGTTTATGGTAAGTGATTCGTTGCGTATAGGTCTTCTTACTGATCATGTTCCTGTTAAAGATGTTTCAAGACATATTACAGAAAAGAGGATTACTCAAAAGGTAAATAGTATACATGATTCCCTTATTAGAGATTTCCGAATTGGGCGTCCTAAGATAGCAATGTTAGGTATCAATCCGCATAGCGGAGATAATGGAGTTATTGGGGAAGAAGATGATAAGGTAATGAAACCTACCATTGAAAAACTTTTTTCTCAGGGTAAAATGGTTTTTGGTCCCTATAGTGCTGATAGTTTTTTCGCAACAGAAGCGTATACTAAGTTTGATGCTGTTGTTGCAGCCTATCACGACCAAGGTCTTATACCGTTTAAAACATTGTCTTTTGGTCAAGGAGTTAACTTTACAGCTGGTTTAAATCGTGTCAGAACTTCTCCAGACCATGGTACAGCTTATGATATTGCAGGTAAAGGAATTGCCGACCATAGCTCCTTCCAAAAAGCATTGTATGAAGCAATAGCAATTTACAGAAATAGAAACGAATACGAACAATTGAGTCAAAAGCCATTAAAGAAATTAAGTCATAAGATATAA
- a CDS encoding riboflavin synthase, with product MFTGIIETLGTVTKLEQEGSNLHLTIQTPLASELKIDQSVAHNGVCLTVIAINDDSYTVTAIEETLLKTNLGNLAPGDLVNLERAMKLGDRLDGHIVQGHVDQIGECIAIRKHEGSWGFTFQYNPALANVTIEKGSITVNGVSLTVVDSEKDRFSVAIIPYTYEHTNFQNLKIGSTVNLEFDVVGKYIGKLYGLYA from the coding sequence ATGTTTACCGGAATTATTGAGACACTGGGAACAGTTACCAAACTTGAACAAGAAGGAAGTAATCTTCATCTTACTATACAAACGCCATTGGCCTCTGAACTTAAAATCGACCAAAGTGTTGCTCATAATGGGGTCTGCCTCACTGTAATCGCTATTAATGACGATAGTTATACTGTCACCGCCATCGAAGAAACATTATTAAAGACTAATTTAGGAAATCTTGCACCTGGGGATTTAGTGAATCTGGAACGTGCAATGAAACTTGGAGATCGTTTAGATGGGCATATTGTCCAGGGACATGTAGACCAAATTGGAGAGTGTATTGCCATTAGGAAACATGAAGGAAGTTGGGGCTTTACATTTCAATATAATCCTGCTCTTGCTAATGTTACTATTGAAAAAGGTTCCATAACTGTAAATGGTGTAAGTCTCACTGTTGTAGATTCGGAAAAGGATCGCTTTAGTGTTGCAATTATTCCTTACACCTATGAACATACAAATTTTCAGAATTTGAAAATTGGAAGTACAGTTAATTTGGAATTTGATGTAGTAGGAAAGTATATTGGAAAACTCTACGGGCTCTATGCTTAA